From a region of the Babesia bovis T2Bo chromosome 1, whole genome shotgun sequence genome:
- a CDS encoding variant erythrocyte surface antigen-1 beta subunit, producing MSTQSTWPYSSLTQAPTNLKEAIDWVLRVTGKDGKKNAAAASPPQFGCICFLAKAVKDLLYDAKDPGSPGPSSERYWDGILLEQESDIVNPVLTDLGLLNGGSTDSTTASTTCAGGTEVIRALIDQLAQGLQKWVGWQEGDTCCLKGTGGESNGIGRECKCTGSSSVGANCCSTSGSAGTTCHDCGKCGTSSAGQKCYLSAYCKKTATSGGGSNTEGDYYWPTLSDKADQVHLLARIFLGSVCLIWSGLSQLGFLTGKGSGGKDNRWKNSSLHKIDGTDAGLGSFMAAMGYDLERLNQGSGGDKTGQFVQKLLSGTDPSGKDGIQWKEFQGDSATKGSVAEYYSEIYEKAKEAAKSTTESICKDYPLLVLHILASGYFRAGSAGANKVPVAPSAPSSDPRKPRTIREILYWLSALPYSQGYKALVERMQQKYPRKEGKPQETATEIVLHGEQNGNTTLKRDCITHYLMAACGYCPLVLIGIQGTIATSGIESAPATGAGGVAAGTAENKCTNYGKKKEEKTDCNKDNELTKQGKVCYRGYHLAVKDFGPLHGMYANGLFGFQMDLSAAQCLDQLRVYVYHCFYQLYFLRKQCTVGVAGDKKAVLGWQSCRYGSGVNPSGGVKNSHPWLCETKSGTDCQCKTVSGKDSPLMLFLCDGIGSMVCKRTVERTPDSDTNTYPEIIEHINTKDDNPKGHFDPPLLKFPQICPVPMGWQSESKYGHFKDLKETHKTEALQQPGQGTYPVHCTGNTLSHLLEYYCDPEKCQSGTLVVLLRLLACITPTVPRTLGDLFGFYYYVVYIGGNGNGSNEVKKKLGDLEKEVVLYMGQGDKVVEALTGWSSGDCQTGTKGTLKCLTGCNTGAPSGQCSQYLSPLSGQQYGQLSPLMAGTYLSWLVYLIEKFEKGLEGLKEEFKKVDCKGDGCGRGQGAGGGCGNGTCTSGTHGDKCTGGSGSGGVCKCASVVSCTGVLPVLYKYGFGYGNVEKLHNGPGPKKCHDFLETLKGVLGGEQLDSAKKGLHHEINKLIYTTRLPWIFVLTVAWLMAVLYLAFGAIWPLDWTHMRSHCRGWFRKGSLSPWEVLMVGKKKGRGILEFFGKT from the exons ATGTCTACACAGTCCACCTGGCCTTACTCCAGCCTCACCCAAGCAcctaccaacctgaaggaggccattgactgggtcctcagggtaactggtaaggatggtaagaagaatgcAGCGGCGGCTTCGCCGCCCCAATTCGGCTGCATCTGTTTCCTCGCTaaggcagtgaaggacctactgtatgacgccAAGGACCCGGGGTCCCCTGGTCCCAGCTCTGAGAGGTACTGGGATGGCATACTCCTAGAGCAGGAGAGTGACATTGTCAATCCAGTGCTCACGgacctgggactccttAATGGTGGCAGCACTGATAGCACTACTGCTAGTACTACCTGCGCCGGTggtaccgaggtcataagggcactgatagaccagttggcacagggactacagaagtgggttgggtggcaggaagGGGATACGTGTTGTCTTAAAGGAACAGGTGGAGAGAGTAATGGGATAGGAAGGGAGTGTAAATGTACTGGTAGTAGTAGTGTTGGTGCCAATTGTTGTagtaccagtggtagtgctGGTACTACTTGTCATGATTGTGGcaagtgtggtaccagtagTGCTGgccaaaaatgctactTGTCAGCCTATTGCAAAAAGACCGCCACTTCTGGTGGTGGCAGCAACACTGAAGGTGACTACTACTGGCCCACCCTCTCGGACAAGGCAGATcaagtccacctcctggcccgtattttcctagggtcagtatgtctcatctggagtggactcagtcagttgggaTTCCTAACAGGAAAGGGGAGTGGTGGCAAGGACAATAGGTGGAAGAATAGTAGTTTGCACAAGATAGATGGTACCGATGCcggtctcggctcattcatggcggcgATGGGCTACgacctggagaggttgaatcaggggAGTGGag GTGATAAGACGGGGCAGTTTGTGCAAAAGTTACTATCGGGAACGGATCCAAGTGGAAAGGATGGTATCCAATGGAAGGAATTCCAGGGAGACAGTGCTACTAAGG gtagtgtagctgagtactataGTGAAATCTATGAGAAGGCCAAGGAGGCTGCCAAGAGTACTACTGAATCCATCTGTAAGGActaccccctattggtactacacatcctggccagtgggtacttcagggcaggtaGTGCCGGGGCTAATAAAGTACCtgtggcgccttcggcgccaTCTAGTGATCCTAGGAAACCTAGGACAATCcgggagatcctatactggctaagtgcattgccctatagtcagggatACAAGGCACTGGTGGAGAGGATGCAACAAAAGTATCCTAGGAAAGAGGGCAAACCACAGGAAACAGCGACGGAAATAGTGCTTCACGGTGAGCAGAATGGCAATACCACCCTCAAGAGGGACTgtattacccactacctaatggccgcctgtggctactgcccactggtactcatcggtatccaggggaccatagctACCAGTGGCATTGAAAGTGCTCCTGCTACAg gtgccGGAGGAGTTGCTGCTGGTACTGCGGAGAATAAGTGCACCAATTATGGCAAGAAGAAAGAAGAAAAGACAGATTGCAACAAAGATAATGAACTCACCAAGCAAGGAAAGGTATGCTACAgggggtaccacctggcaGTAAAGGATTTCG gccccctccatgggatgtacgccaatgggctctttggcttccagatGGACCTTTCGgccgcccagtgcctggaccaactgagggtatatgtctaccactgcttctaccagctctatttcctgaggaagcaaTGCACGGTGGGAGTGGCAGGAGACAAGAAGGCTGTGCTGGGCTGGcagagttgtaggtatggtagtggagtgaATCCCAGTGGTGGAGTCAAGAATTCACATCCTTGGTTATGTGAGACCAAAA gTGGGACGGACTGTCAGTGCAAGACTGTCAGTGGTAAGGACTCACCACTGATGTTATTCCTGTGTGATGGAATAGGATCTATGGTCTGCAAAAGGACAGTGGAAAGAACCCCCGATAGTGATACGAACACCTATCCCGAAATTATTGAGCATATTAACACTAAGGATGACAATCCTAAGGGTCACTTCGACCCGCCACTGCTGAAGTTCCCTCAGATATGTCCTGTTCCTATGGGATGGCAGTCAGAGAGTAAATATGGtcacttcaaag ATTTGAAAGAGACGCACAAGACAGAGGCACTACAGCAAccag GCCAAGGCACTTACCCTGTacactgcactgggaatacactgtcacatctcctggagtactactgtgacccagaaAAGTGCCAAagtggcaccctagtggtactactgagactactggCGTGTATTACTCCtacggtgccacggactctgggtgacctctttgggttctattactatgtAGTCTACATTGGGGGAAATGGGAATGGAAGTAATGAAGTGAAGAAGAAGCTAGGAGATTTAGAAAAGGAGGTGGTACTCTATATGGGTCAAGGTGATAAAGTGGTCGAGGCACTCACTGGGTGGAGCAGTGGAGATTGCCAGACAGGCACAAAAGGAACCCTCAAATGCCTAACAGGGTGCAATACGGGTGCCCCTAGTGGTCAATGCTCTCAATACCTCTCTCCTCtgagtggccagcagtatggccagttgagtccctTGATGGCagggacctacctgtcatggttggtctatttgattgaAAAGTTTGAGAAAGGACTAGAGGGGTTGAAAGAGGAGTTCAAGAAGGTGGATTGTAAGGGTGATGGGTGTGGTAGAG gtcaGGGAGCTGGTGGTGGATGTGGCAATGGTACATGCACCAGTGGAACCCATGGTGATAAGTGCActggtggtagtggcagtggCGGAGTCTGTAAGTGTGcctctgtcgtatcatgtaccggggtactaccggtattgtacaagtatggctttgggtatggtaatgtagAGAAGCTGCACAATGGTCCAG GTCCGAAGAAGTGCCACGACTTCCTGGAGACCTTGAAGGGAGTCCTAGGCGGTGAGCAATTGGACAGCGCCAAAAAAGGCCTCCACCATGAAATAAataagctcatctacaccaccaggctgccctggatctttgttctcacggtAGCGTGGCTAATGGCGGTGCTAtacctagcatttggtgccatatggccactggactggacacatatgaggtcacattgtaggggatggttcaggaagggtagtctgagtccatgggaggtactgatggtgggtaagaagaaggggagggggatactagagttttttggtaagacatag
- a CDS encoding variant erythrocyte surface antigen-1 alpha subunit, whose translation MAASITFTPKASLTDAPTNLKEAIDWVLRVTGKDGKALNKETECICGLAAAVTDLLQSVQLEYHGYQGDVKNGTTDSGANNGATEQQVIDHLNGLFSLVQGLGGTAVVRTYIDQLAQVLSALVGWSKIETCDKSNGKCGGDEKPHGQESCKYLKDVTRDDRSCDTCGCMKWDVADADNESKGHHLGRRCTRCSGGGSDCTCKDGEDQCAVGTECKCAKAGKCCKCCCNGRCGNCKRECSCIIEDGVVGRDECNRDSYMSAYPSRTVFMRESFTQSKRVDVKPYWKDLIDIPPGDNSYDTTASDRRHQCAQTLLGSVCLIWSGITYLYWTGKYHWSSPRWNNHILDGSGLDDGTLSQWLQALGFPRDMLNNSGPQNRLDKVIWDGLNDKLLLGFAVPSGLNTSGVANDHNGNTARNPFNMNYAGFVHTAHRDSFNEQAIVFKNDGSSTTDTNQHKIGAIFKLYILSCAYFTGLQKKSSTQSTAPRNPKTIRDILYWLSALPYSPAYPKILIHGKDRLKEVLKKPGETDSTNGETQLKFYQTGLKHPITVDEYNLFAHFQAVTQYCPLVLIGIQGGLKGTDKTLEPAIHALYANTECNFTYPTVSIQAYNQVVHYIRALFYQLYFLRKQCAVKVTCGGKWRECRYGSGVLGKDVVSWMCLGCNPMEHDRKGRVEKVKDGLDGVKEGADSVAAKVKALLEAIGEVVVQLGNAQEALEKKAENKAIEGVKGALEKAKKELEGAKGEEDDGVLTALYAKLEEEGVEWHGQEELVNAREKIKELTKNDNGGLLKGLLDKLDAAKGNDFDQAKNAGSSAIHKVQEILTPLKNGLEAAVKTDMKEELNGHQETLLDATRKIISIYTTAKCSACQDHSNKCGKTPKPTTCPTCHQPTTTGVPSPLQAFLEDRLPGFSCQEVVNDENDTPNYPPAASHLGHCNGSGQCCPLPMGFRNNFHKGSTSDSTGARLYGILYFFSNENMMQSCVYTLVRVTAALSATTPQVLGDVFGFFRGGVGNKERGKPQKGEETSCEHTKDPSTKGADDYFCGWCASGLREEVKKIEWIQKITGGDDYRESVGKALRDIKGSDSTATTTAYSSTGTTTTSLSALTKDSEYLSPLTGELYTAVSATFGNTYLSWVLYLSDALHWGLQSLSEAFQQIECRGCKGQCDPNKCRKGEHGSNGGGQCGCQSIVSCTGVLPVLYRHGFSYGNPFNLEGYQQKDGSKEGDYSIENTKTTKHCHEFLESLSKVLDDKQATSQDHPLTNLLSQVGQLQYDIRLPWIFALTMAWLVAVLYLAFGAIWPLDWTHMRSHWLRGGEHQWQCMWYKVMTGRKGVELVEYLGRK comes from the exons atggccgCCTCAATcactttcacgccgaaggcgtcacTAACAGacgctcccaccaacctgaaggaggccattgactgggtcctgagggtaactggtaaggatggtaaggCACTGAACAAGGAAACAG aatgcatatgtggcctggcggcggcagtgactgacctactgcagtcagtacaactggagtaccatg gctatcaaggtgatgtTAAGAATGGTACTACTGACAGCGGTGCCAACAATGGCGCCACCGAACAGCAAGTCATAGACCACCTCAATGGACTTTTCTCCCTAGTCCAaggactaggtggtactgcagtggtccggacttatatagaccagctggcacaggtactcagtgcactcgttgggtggagtaagatagagaCGTGTGATAAGAGCAATGGCAAGTGTGGTGGCGATGAAAAACCACACGGCCAAGAGAGCTGCAAGTATCTCAAGGATGTAACGCGGGATGATAGGTCATGTGACAcatgtgggtgtatgaaatgggatgTGGCCGATGCGGACAATGAGAGTAAAGGACACCACCTGGGCAGgaggtgtacaaggtgtagtggtggtggaaGTGATTGTACGTGTAAAGATGGTGAAGATCAGTGTGCTGTTGGCACAGAGTGTAAGTGCGCTAaagcaggcaaatgctgcaagtgttgttgtaatggTAGATGTGGGAACTGTAAAAGGGAGTGTAGTTGTATAATCGAGGACGGGGTTGTTGGCCGTGATGAGTGTAACAGGGATAGCTACATGTCAGCGTACCCTAGTAGAACGGTGTTTATGAGGGAGTCATTCACGCAATCCAAGAGGGTAGACGTCAAACCATATTGGAAAGATTTAATAGATATTCCTCCCGGAGACAATAGCTATGACACTACTGCCTCTGATAGAcgtcaccaatgtgcccagACATTACTtgggtcagtatgtctcatttggagtggcattaccTACTTATATTGGACTGGCAAGTATCACTGGAGTAGTCCCCGATGGAATaatcacatcctggacggtagtggtctagatgatggtaccctatCACAGtggctacaggccctagggtttcctagggatatgCTGAACAATAGTGGGCCACAGAATAGACTTGATaaggtcatatgggatggaCTTAATGATAAGTTGCTTCTAGGGTTTGCAGTGCCTAGTGGCCTTAATACTAGTGGTGTTGCCAATGACCATAATGGTAATACAGCCAGAAATCCGTTCAATATGAACTATGCCGGTTTTGtgcatactgcacatagggattcattcaatgAACAAGCTATTGTGTTTAAAAATGACGGctctagtactactgaCACTAATCAACACAAGATCGGTGCCATTTTCAAGCtttatattctatcatgtgcatATTTTACTGGATTACAGAAAAAGAGTAGTACCCAAAGCACTGCCCCTAGGAAtcccaagaccatccgggatatcctatactggctaagtgcattgccctatagcCCGGCATACCCCAAGATATTGATACATGGTAAGGATAGACTAAAAGAAGTGCTCAAGAAACCCGGAGAAACTGACTCTACCAATGGAGAGACACAACTCAAGTTCTATCAAACAGGTCTTAAACATCCCATTACcgttgatgaatacaacctatttgcccacttccaagcagtgacccagtattgtccactggtcctcatcggtatccagggtggtctcaaaggcactgacaaaaCACTAGAACCTGCCATTCACGCCCTCTACGCCAACACGGAATGCaacttcacctatcccactgtgtccattcaagcatacaaccaggtggtacactacattagggctctgttctaccaactctatttccttaggaaacaatgtgcagtgaaaGTTACTTGTGGAGgtaaatggcgtgagtgtaggtatggtagtggagtgcTTGGAAAGGATGTagttagctggatgtgcctggggtgtaaccccatggagcatgataGAAAGGGGAGGGTAGAGAAGGTAAAGGATGGGTTAGATGGGGTGAAGGAAGGGGCAGACAGTGTTGCAGCGAAGGTCAAGGCACTACTAGAGGCTATTGGTGAAGtggtggtacaattgggtaatgcccaaGAGGCATTGGAAAAGAAGGCTGAGAATAAAGCGATAGAGGGGGTGAAGGGggcactagagaaggcTAAGAAGGAACTAGAGGGGGCTAAGGGAGAGGAGGATGATGGTGTGCTAACGGCTTTATATGCGAAACTAGAGGAGGAGGGAGTGGAGTGGCATGGGCAAGAGGAACTTGTTAATGCTAGGGAGAAAATAAAGGAGTTGACGAAGAATGATAATGGAGGGTTACTAAAGGGTTTGTTAGATAAACTTGACGCAGCTAAAGGTAACGATTTTGATCAAGCTAAAAATGCAGGGAGTTCTGCTATCCATAAGGTACAGGAGATACTGACACCACTAAAGAATGGGCTTGAAGCAGCGGTCAAGACGGATATGAAGGAAGAGCTGAATGGTCACCAAGAAACACTATTAGATGCCACAAGAAAAATCATCTCCATCTACACCACCGCAAAGTGCAGTGCCTGTCAAGATCACTCCAACAAATGTGGCAAAACACCAAAGCCCACGACCTGTCCAACATGCCACCAACCCaccaccactggtgtcccctcccccctccaggcattcctggaGGACCGGTTACCAGGCTTCAGTTGTCAAGAAGTGGTGAACGATGAAAATGACACTCCAAACTACCCAcccgctgcatcccacctaggACACTGCAATGGCTCaggccagtgctgccccTTGCCCATGGGATTTAGAAATAACTTCCATAAGGGCAGCACCAGTGATAGTACCGGCGCCAGGCTCTACggcatcctctacttctttagtaatgagaacatgatgcagtcttgcgtttatacactagtgagggtcacagcagctctcagtgctacgacaccacaggtattgggtgacgtctttgggttctttaggggtggtgtggGAAACAAGGAAAGGGGGAAGCCACAGAAGGGAGAGGAGACCAGTTGTGAGCACACCAAGGACCCATCTACGAAAGGAGCTGATgactacttttgcggctggtgcgcctctgggttacgggaagaggtaaagaagatagagtggatcCAAAAGATAACGGGTGGTGACGACTACAGGGAGAGTGTCGGTAAAGCGTTAAGAGATATTAAGGGCAGTGAcagcactgctactaccactgcatattccagcactggtaccaccactacttccCTCTCGGCACTGACCAAGGACTCAGAatacctctcccccctaaccggtgaactgtacaccgcagtgagtgccacattcggtaacacatacctctcatgggtactctatctatcagatgcacttcattGGGGATTACAGTCACTGTCTGAGgcattccaacagattgaatgccggggctgcAAAGGacaatgtgaccccaataagtgcaggAAGGGAGAACACGGTAGCAATGGCGGtggacagtgtggatgccaatcaatcgtatcatgtaccggggtactaccagtgttgtatagacatggcttcagttacggtaacccattcaatctggaggggtaccagcaGAAGGATGGAAGCAAAGAGGGGGATTATAGCATAGAGAACACGAAGACTACTAAGCACtgtcacgagttcctagAAAGTCTAAGCAAAGTACTAGATGATAAGCAGGCCACCTCTCAGGACCACCCCCTaaccaatctcctctcccaggtcggccagctccaatacgacatacggctcccctggatatttgCACTGACCATggcctggctagtggcggtactgtaccttgcctttggtgccatatggccactggactggactcatatgaggtcgcattggttacggggtggagaacaccagtggcaatgtatgtggtataaggttatgacgggacgcaaaggagtggaactggtggagtatttgGGTAGAAaatag